Below is a window of Pueribacillus theae DNA.
AGTAATCTATTTAAAATAACTTGAATGCTTATTTAGGATGATTAAGATGTCCAATACAATTACTATCAAGAAGGTAATGGGGATTGCGAATAGAATATATTTAAGAAGGGAAGCGTTTAAGAGGAACTTTTGCAATACATGTAGGGGGAGTGCAAGATGCAAATTGATCCATCAAAACTTAATGAGCAAGAAAAATATAAAATGTTAATCGGCTCAATATTACCCAGGCCAATTGCGTTTGTATCAACAAAAGGAAAATCATGTAACAATGTAGCGCCATTTAGTTTTTTCACTTGTGTCTCGGTGAACCCTCCAATGATTGGTTTTACTGCGATGCCGGGTCCGTACGGAGATAAAGATACGTTACGTAATATTCGTAAGACAGGAGAATTTGTTGTTAATATTGTTTCTAAAAATTTTGTTGATAAAGTGAGTGATGCTTCGATAGATTCACCACCAGAAATCAGCGAATTTGAACTAGTAGGTTTACACGAGAAAAAAAGTATGATGGTGCAGCCGCCTAGTGTTGCTGAATCGAA
It encodes the following:
- a CDS encoding flavin reductase family protein, with protein sequence MQIDPSKLNEQEKYKMLIGSILPRPIAFVSTKGKSCNNVAPFSFFTCVSVNPPMIGFTAMPGPYGDKDTLRNIRKTGEFVVNIVSKNFVDKVSDASIDSPPEISEFELVGLHEKKSMMVQPPSVAESKIQFECKLHKIVELGKGPDSFIIGEVVLFQVDEDILMDRYRIQWEGLEPVGRMAGNLYAICENVISIKRKRYQGLK